DNA from Pelagibacterium nitratireducens:
GCCGTCACCGAGACATCGCAACCCGAGCGCAGGGCAGTGATTGCTGCCTGCGCTGAATAGCCGGCGCCGAAGACGAATATGTTCAATGGCTCCATTCGGCTCTGACCTCCGGATCGGGTTCGGTTGCAAGTGATCTGGCCCGCTGGGCGTCTGCCTCGCCCTCCCCGGTCAGCTGCCGCAGGGCCCAGATGGCCATGCCACGCACCAGCGGGCTGTCATGGGCGATCAGCCGCTCGATGGCGGCAAGATACGCCGTGTCGCCCGAATTGCCCGCCGCAACGAGGCAATTGCGCAAAAAACGGTCCGAGCCGAGGCGCTTGACGGGTGTCTGGGCGAAAAAATCGCGGAATGCTGCATCGCTCAGAGCGAGCATGTCGCTCAAGCCGGCATTGCGGATGGATTGGCGGGCCGAGAGTTTGGCGTCGCGGGTGGCGCTGGCGAACTTGTTCCATGGGCAGACCGCGAGACAATCGTCGCAGCCGAAGACGCGATTGCCCATGGGTTTGCGGAATTCGACAGGGATCTGGCCCTTATGCTCGACCGAATAATAGGCAAGGCATTTGCGGGCATCGAGGCGGAATGGGGCGGGGAAGGCATCTGTGGGGCAGATGTCGAGGCATTTGGTGCAGGTGCCGCATTTTTCCTCTGCCGGTGTGCTGGCGGGCAGATCGGCCGAAGTGAAAATCGCCCCCAGAAACAGCCACGAGCCCGCATCGCGCGAGAGCAACACCGTGTGCTTGCCCTGCCAACCCAAGCCCGCGGCTTCGGCGAGGGGCTTTTCCATCACCGGTGCGGTATCGACGAACACTTTGACCTCGGCGCCGGTGCGGCGGGCGAGAAGGCCTGCGAGATCCTTGAGGCGACCCTTGATGACGTCATGGTAGTCGCGCATCTGGGCGTAGACCGAGACGTTGGCGAGGGAAGTGTCGGCGAGACGGTCGAGCGGGTTTTCCTCCGGGCCGTAATTGGCGCCCACCATGATAACCGATTTCACATCGGGCCAGAGTGCGGCAGGGGATTTGCGGCGCTCCTCGGTGTCGGCCATCCAGTCCATATCGGCGTGCCAGCCGCTTTGTAGCGCCGATTGCAGCTTTTGCGGCAGGTCGGGGCGGGCATCGGCAGGCGCGATGCCGAAACCGGCAAAGCCCAGTTCGGCAGCGCGGGCGCGCAGTTCGGCAACTATGCTGTCGCCCTTAGCACTCAAAAATCGAGGTCCGCGTAGCTCGTCGAGGCCGGCATGCCCACGATGCGGTCGCCCAGCAGTGGACGGAAAGCGGGGCGCGATTTGATGCGGGCGTACCAATCCTTGATTTCGCCGGCCTTTTCCCAGGCGATGTCGCCCATATAATCGAGCACGGAAATATGGGCGGCGAGTGCAAAATCGGCCAGAGTCAGCGTATCGCCGGCCAGCCAGCGGCGAGTGGCCAGAACCCAGGAAAAATAGGCAAGGTGTTCGGTGAGGTTGGCCTTGGCGATGCGGATGACCGAAGGCTCGGGAGCGCCAGAGCGCAGATCGCGCTTTATGAGCTTTTCCTCGAGAAGATAGGCGGTCACTTCAGGGCCGAGCTTTAACAGAACCCATTCGAGCAGGCGCCAGACTTCGATCTTTTCGCCTGCATTTTCGGGCAACAGGGCCTCGATATGGCCTTCGGGGCCGAAATTGTCCTCGATATGGGCGATGGTGGCCAGAATGCCGACAATAGGCGGAAACGGCTCGTCGAGCATGACGGGGACGGATGCCGCGGGGTTGATTTCAAGAAAATCGGGATCGCGCCGCCAGGGCGCCACGTCGACCAGACCGACATCGACACCGTATTCGGCAAGCATGAGGCGGATGAGCCGGCTTGAGGGATCGAGCTTATGATGCAAAAGCTGGGGCATGGACCAATCATAAAAATGTTGCGGCACCCGATCCAGGTGGAAGCCGGAGGGCCGCAAACCTCAACACGCGATTAGGCCGCGTAAACTGAGGGCCAATCAAGGTGTTTTTGTGCCCAAGCCGCCAAGCCTGCGCGCATTTTTCCTTAACCGGTCAACGATCGGTTAACCGCAACCGGGTCCAGCGAGCCAATCAGCCATTGACCAGCGGATTGATGTGCCGGTCGAATTCGCCATGCTTGCGGAAGCGCCACATATAGGTGGGGAGGATGGCGTCCATTGTGGTGGGCGCGATGCCGAACGCTTCAAGGGTTCGTTTCTGCTTTATCGCTTCGGGCGAGACGACATTGTCGATGCCGAGCTGGATGACCTGATCAGGGGTCAGGAGCGGCCTGGGCAGGAGCGAAAGAACGCTGGCGACCGGCTTTGCGACAAATTCGGGCAAGGGCAGGACAACCCGCTTGCGGCGGGTCTGTTCGAGCACGCGCTCGATCACCTGTTCCATGGTGACGATTTCAGGGCCGCCCAGCTCATAGACCTTGCCGGTCTTGACGGCGCCCTGGGAAGCGAGAGCGATGGCCTCGGCGACGTCGGCTACGTAAACGGGCTGGAATTTTGTATCACGCCCGATCAGCGGCATAATCGGGGACATGCGGGCGATAAAGCCGAACAGGTTGAAAAACCCGTCCTCGGCCCCGAACACCAGGGACGGCCGAATGACAATGGCCTCGGGGAAAGCCTTGAAAACTTCGTCCTCGCCCAGCGCCTTGGCGCGCTGATAGGCCGAGGGCGATTGGGTATCGGCCCCTATGGCCGACATGTGAATGAGGGTGGGCACGCCGGCGTCGCGGGCCGCTTCCGCAACGGCCTTGGCGCCCTGGGTCTGGACGGCGCGGAAGCGCTGCTTGCCCTTTTCGAAAAGAATGCCGACCAGATTGATGACCACGTCGGACCCGCGCACGGCGGAAGCGACCGATTCGGGATAGCGCAGATTGGCCTGGACCGGCTGGATCTGACCGGGGAAACCGAACATGCGCACATGGCCGGCCAGATCGGGGCGCCTGACGGCCACCCTTACCGAATACCCACGCCGCGCCAGATCCTGGGTGAGCTGGGAGCCGATAAAGCCCGAGCCACCGAAGATCGTCGCGATTTTTCTTGTCTTTTCGGTCATGAGAAGGATCCCGCCGCCAAAACGAACGCCTGTGAAGATGGCCCGTTCTAGCCCCGGTGGCTTGCCCATTGCAATCGGTTTGCGACGCGATACGGCTGCATGGGCAAAGGGGATTGACTCTTCAATCCATATGTTCTTGATTTGTTCTTATATTTTCGAGGAGAGTAACAGTGGGTGAACAAACCGAAATTGCTGTTTATGAAGGCAGTTGCCAGTGCGGTGCCGTCCGCTTTACCGCCCGCACACGGCTCGAGGCGCCGTTTCAATGCAATTGCTCGCGCTGCCGGAGGCTGAACGCGGTCATGCATTCGGTGCGGGGGGATGATTTCACGCTTTTGAGTGGCAGCGAGGCGCTGAAAATCTACAGGTTCAATTCCCACACCATCGCGCATCAGTTCTGCACCCAATGCGGTATCCAGCCTTTTGCATCTGGAAGCGATCGGGAGGGCAACACGATCCATGTCATAAACGTGCACTGTCTCGATGAGCCGCGTTATGACAGGAACGCCGTAAGCCACTTCAACGGGTCCGATTTCTGAGCCGCGGCCCGCCGCGCATAAATTGCTGTCGGGCCGGTGCAAGCTGCATTGACAAAGCCCAAAGGGCACTCTAAAGCGTGCCCCCGTTGCCCAGATGGCGGAATTGGTAGACGCGCTAGCTTCAGGTGCTAGTTCCCGAAAGGGAGTGGAAGTTCGAGTCTTCTTCTGGGCACCATCGTTTTTTTTCGGCCTTGCCGAACTTTCCAGAAATATCGGGTTTTATCGGCCGTCCCCTGTTGCCAGGGGAGGCGGGGCGCGATTGGTCGCAGCCCTGCCTTGGGCTGGAAGGTCTAGGCAAAACGCTGCGGGGTGTGGCATCTAGGGAAACCTTTGCCTCTCCCCGGAGTTATGAGACGACATGAGCGTTCGACTGCACAAGGGCGATCTGCCCGACCTTTCCCGCTACACCGGACGGCAGGTGGCGATCGATACCGAGACGATGGGGCTCAACCCGATGCGCGACCGGCTGTGCGTCGTGCAGCTTTCGCCCGGTGACGGCACTGCCGATGTGGTCCAGATCCTGCCCGGGCAGACCGAGGCACCCAACCTTGCGGCGCTTTTGGCCGATGAGACCAAGACAAAACTGTTTCATTTCGCCCGGTTCGACATGGCGGCGCTTTTTGCCGCGTTCGGGGTAATGACCACGCCGGTCTATTGCACCAAGATCGCCTCGAAACTCGTGCGCACCTATACCGACCGGCATGGGCTCAAAGACCTCTCGCGCGAGCTTTTGGGCGTCGACATGAGCAAGCAGCAGCAATCGTCGGACTGGGGGGCGGAAACGCTGAGCCAGGCCCAGCTCGATTATGCCGCATCGGATGTGCTCTATCTGCACGATCTGCGCCGCCACCTGGACCGGATGCTGGCACGAGAGGGCCGGGTGGACATGGCGAAGGCCTGTTTCGAATTCCTGCCCACGCGCGCCCAACTCGATCTCGCCGGCTGGCCCGAGACCGATATCTTTGCCCACAGCTAGCCAATGATCGCGCCCACCGCCAGCGTCCGACACGAGACCTATCTGCGGTTTGCCCGGCACAACCGGCGGATCGCGGTGTTGCGCTGGGTGGTGCCTGTGGCGGGCATCGTTGTTCTGTCGGTGCCCGCGCTCCAGGTTGCCGCCAGCATGGTCGGCGATATCGTG
Protein-coding regions in this window:
- the queG gene encoding tRNA epoxyqueuosine(34) reductase QueG; translated protein: MSAKGDSIVAELRARAAELGFAGFGIAPADARPDLPQKLQSALQSGWHADMDWMADTEERRKSPAALWPDVKSVIMVGANYGPEENPLDRLADTSLANVSVYAQMRDYHDVIKGRLKDLAGLLARRTGAEVKVFVDTAPVMEKPLAEAAGLGWQGKHTVLLSRDAGSWLFLGAIFTSADLPASTPAEEKCGTCTKCLDICPTDAFPAPFRLDARKCLAYYSVEHKGQIPVEFRKPMGNRVFGCDDCLAVCPWNKFASATRDAKLSARQSIRNAGLSDMLALSDAAFRDFFAQTPVKRLGSDRFLRNCLVAAGNSGDTAYLAAIERLIAHDSPLVRGMAIWALRQLTGEGEADAQRARSLATEPDPEVRAEWSH
- a CDS encoding glutathione S-transferase family protein — encoded protein: MPQLLHHKLDPSSRLIRLMLAEYGVDVGLVDVAPWRRDPDFLEINPAASVPVMLDEPFPPIVGILATIAHIEDNFGPEGHIEALLPENAGEKIEVWRLLEWVLLKLGPEVTAYLLEEKLIKRDLRSGAPEPSVIRIAKANLTEHLAYFSWVLATRRWLAGDTLTLADFALAAHISVLDYMGDIAWEKAGEIKDWYARIKSRPAFRPLLGDRIVGMPASTSYADLDF
- a CDS encoding complex I NDUFA9 subunit family protein: MTEKTRKIATIFGGSGFIGSQLTQDLARRGYSVRVAVRRPDLAGHVRMFGFPGQIQPVQANLRYPESVASAVRGSDVVINLVGILFEKGKQRFRAVQTQGAKAVAEAARDAGVPTLIHMSAIGADTQSPSAYQRAKALGEDEVFKAFPEAIVIRPSLVFGAEDGFFNLFGFIARMSPIMPLIGRDTKFQPVYVADVAEAIALASQGAVKTGKVYELGGPEIVTMEQVIERVLEQTRRKRVVLPLPEFVAKPVASVLSLLPRPLLTPDQVIQLGIDNVVSPEAIKQKRTLEAFGIAPTTMDAILPTYMWRFRKHGEFDRHINPLVNG
- a CDS encoding GFA family protein → MGEQTEIAVYEGSCQCGAVRFTARTRLEAPFQCNCSRCRRLNAVMHSVRGDDFTLLSGSEALKIYRFNSHTIAHQFCTQCGIQPFASGSDREGNTIHVINVHCLDEPRYDRNAVSHFNGSDF
- a CDS encoding ribonuclease D gives rise to the protein MSVRLHKGDLPDLSRYTGRQVAIDTETMGLNPMRDRLCVVQLSPGDGTADVVQILPGQTEAPNLAALLADETKTKLFHFARFDMAALFAAFGVMTTPVYCTKIASKLVRTYTDRHGLKDLSRELLGVDMSKQQQSSDWGAETLSQAQLDYAASDVLYLHDLRRHLDRMLAREGRVDMAKACFEFLPTRAQLDLAGWPETDIFAHS